Proteins encoded within one genomic window of Sphingomonas cannabina:
- a CDS encoding Gfo/Idh/MocA family protein has protein sequence MTAFVPIKGRKVRFALVGCGRISKNHLDALGALAEDAELVDVCDIDPAALRAAGERSGATCHDSLDAMLASTTADAVILTTPSGIHPAQAIAVARSGRHVVSEKPMATRWSDGLRMVRECDEAGVRLFVVKQNRRNATLQMLKRAIEADRFGRIYLVALNVFWTRPQDYYDAAKWRGTWEFDGGALMNQASHYIDLLSWLIGPVESVQAYSATLARKIEAEDTAVASLRWRSGALGSLSVTMLTYPKNLEGSITVLGEKGTARIGGVAVNEMKEWSFAEPHPDDAAIEEASYHTTSVYGFGHPLYYRNVIDVLRGEAEPETDGRAGLQSLELLTAIYRAARDGTRVALPLERSA, from the coding sequence ATGACAGCATTTGTTCCCATAAAGGGTCGCAAAGTCCGCTTCGCCCTGGTCGGATGCGGTCGCATTTCCAAGAATCATCTCGATGCGTTGGGCGCGCTCGCTGAGGATGCTGAGCTGGTGGATGTGTGCGACATCGATCCTGCCGCCCTGCGTGCGGCAGGCGAGCGGTCCGGCGCGACATGCCATGACTCGCTCGATGCGATGCTGGCGTCCACGACGGCCGATGCCGTGATCTTGACGACGCCCAGCGGCATTCATCCGGCGCAGGCCATCGCCGTCGCGCGTAGCGGCCGCCATGTCGTGTCGGAAAAGCCGATGGCGACCCGCTGGTCGGACGGGTTGCGCATGGTGCGCGAGTGCGACGAGGCCGGCGTGCGGCTGTTCGTAGTCAAGCAGAACCGTCGCAACGCCACGCTGCAGATGCTCAAGCGGGCAATCGAGGCGGACCGTTTCGGACGTATTTATCTGGTAGCTCTCAACGTTTTCTGGACCCGCCCGCAAGATTATTACGACGCTGCCAAATGGCGCGGAACCTGGGAGTTCGATGGGGGCGCGCTGATGAATCAGGCAAGCCATTACATCGACCTGCTGAGCTGGTTGATCGGGCCGGTGGAAAGCGTCCAAGCTTATTCGGCAACGCTGGCACGCAAGATCGAGGCGGAAGACACGGCGGTTGCCAGCCTGCGCTGGCGTTCTGGAGCGCTCGGCAGTCTGAGCGTGACGATGCTGACCTATCCCAAGAATCTTGAAGGGAGCATCACTGTCCTAGGCGAGAAAGGGACTGCGCGCATCGGTGGCGTCGCGGTGAACGAAATGAAGGAATGGAGCTTCGCCGAACCGCACCCCGACGATGCCGCCATCGAGGAAGCCAGCTATCACACCACTTCGGTGTACGGCTTCGGCCACCCGCTCTATTATCGCAACGTCATCGACGTGCTGCGCGGCGAGGCGGAGCCGGAGACGGATGGCCGAGCGGGTTTGCAGTCGCTGGAATTGCTGACCGCCATCTATCGTGCCGCGCGCGATGGCACGCGGGTCGCATTGCCACTGGAGCGATCCGCGTGA
- a CDS encoding right-handed parallel beta-helix repeat-containing protein yields MIDVSRRGSLGAMLTMSASGSVSLKHFPPHGTVVSVTDFGAVGDGRADDTNAFRAALSAGAHVLVPPALKHYRITRSITLQRPGQRLVGFGPLSRIVFDPQTGRQENLFITQQDDSGFSQLHLTPSATTSSLFEGWAIVIVGARRVVVEDCQFSAMRRGGVLLSDSNDCRVIGNSFIDSLVKGDGSERQATTGYDVLVAGASSRNLIQGNQCFSGVGVAIGCQTVTAGKSQHGNIVRDNTIVGYPCYGIMVYLSAPTDSINGVNIEGNVIEDVSGSIWTDGKTLFYGCGIYLQTCNDMIVTGNRILRTNTDRRLPFSGSAVPAAIGISGFGNAVISGNIIDTCHHGIASIQTTAPPKPGDGTIVADNLMRNCDGAGVWLADGVAATVHDNRLIATPGKGTHGIFVGQFASTWMDAFSVRGNDVANFAVGVEVSGAKIPKAEISSNRIRGATGNAIHSAAATTIIHFNETEGRFGISIAPTAVRGFCRDNVVTASKTGIIDDGGSGIVVEDNAVTAKAPFSTSIAQTLPAGSAPAVLPKRWFRKQESSPITELQGGFEGQRISIIADAPFILRNSSSMIMRSGGDVEVARGTVITLVRLEGVWRQMM; encoded by the coding sequence TTGATCGATGTCTCACGGCGTGGGTCGTTGGGCGCAATGTTGACGATGTCGGCCTCCGGATCCGTCTCGTTGAAGCATTTCCCTCCGCATGGCACCGTTGTATCGGTGACGGATTTCGGTGCTGTCGGGGATGGCCGCGCCGATGACACGAATGCGTTCAGAGCGGCGCTCAGCGCCGGCGCCCATGTGTTGGTTCCGCCCGCGCTGAAGCACTATCGCATCACGCGGTCGATCACGCTGCAGCGTCCAGGCCAGCGGCTCGTCGGGTTCGGCCCGCTTTCGCGCATCGTCTTTGATCCCCAGACAGGGCGGCAGGAAAACCTCTTCATCACGCAGCAGGATGATAGCGGTTTCAGCCAGCTGCATCTCACGCCGAGCGCCACGACGAGCAGTCTGTTCGAAGGATGGGCGATCGTGATCGTCGGTGCGCGGCGCGTCGTGGTGGAGGATTGCCAGTTCAGCGCGATGCGGCGAGGTGGCGTGCTGTTGTCGGACAGCAACGACTGTCGCGTCATCGGAAACAGCTTCATCGACAGTCTCGTGAAGGGCGATGGCAGCGAGCGTCAGGCAACGACTGGATACGATGTTCTAGTCGCGGGTGCCTCCTCCCGAAACCTGATCCAGGGCAATCAATGCTTCAGCGGCGTCGGAGTCGCGATCGGTTGTCAGACGGTGACGGCAGGTAAATCCCAGCATGGGAATATCGTCAGGGATAACACCATCGTCGGCTATCCCTGCTACGGTATCATGGTTTATCTGAGCGCCCCGACGGACAGCATCAATGGCGTGAACATTGAAGGCAATGTCATAGAGGACGTCAGCGGCAGCATCTGGACTGACGGAAAGACGCTCTTCTACGGATGCGGGATATATCTCCAGACCTGCAACGACATGATCGTTACCGGAAACCGTATCCTGAGAACCAATACGGACCGACGACTTCCGTTTTCTGGAAGCGCCGTCCCCGCGGCGATCGGAATCAGCGGCTTTGGCAATGCTGTAATCTCGGGAAACATTATCGATACCTGTCACCACGGGATCGCCAGCATCCAGACAACCGCACCGCCAAAGCCGGGCGACGGTACGATCGTCGCGGATAATCTGATGCGAAATTGCGACGGTGCCGGGGTCTGGTTGGCCGACGGCGTGGCTGCCACCGTACATGACAATCGCCTCATCGCGACACCGGGGAAGGGCACGCACGGCATTTTCGTGGGCCAGTTCGCCTCCACCTGGATGGACGCGTTCTCGGTGCGGGGAAACGACGTGGCGAATTTCGCCGTCGGCGTGGAGGTGAGCGGGGCGAAGATACCGAAGGCAGAAATCTCCTCAAATCGGATCAGGGGGGCAACCGGGAACGCAATCCACTCCGCGGCGGCAACCACCATCATCCATTTCAACGAGACTGAGGGCCGATTTGGCATCAGCATCGCTCCGACAGCGGTCCGCGGGTTCTGCCGCGACAATGTCGTGACGGCATCCAAGACCGGGATCATCGACGATGGCGGCAGCGGTATAGTCGTCGAGGACAATGCGGTGACTGCCAAAGCACCGTTCAGCACATCGATCGCGCAGACGCTGCCGGCGGGCAGCGCACCGGCGGTGCTGCCAAAGCGCTGGTTCCGCAAACAGGAATCTAGTCCAATCACGGAGCTTCAAGGCGGATTCGAGGGGCAACGAATCTCGATCATTGCCGATGCGCCGTTCATATTGCGCAATAGCAGTTCGATGATAATGCGGAGCGGCGGCGACGTCGAAGTCGCGCGCGGTACAGTTATCACGCTCGTCCGCTTGGAGGGTGTTTGGCGTCAAATGATGTAA
- a CDS encoding acyltransferase, translating into MKAHETAIVDPGAVIGEGTRIWHWTHVCAGARIGAGCSLGQNVFVANDVIIGDNVKIQNNVSVYDAVTLEDDVFCGPSMVFTNVYNPRSAVSRKDEYRPTRVKRGATLGANCTIVCGVTIGEYAFVGAGSVVNRDVVPHALMIGVPARRAGWMCRCGLRLVGQGEVRCACERTYTVSTESCVEHD; encoded by the coding sequence GTGAAAGCCCATGAAACCGCGATCGTCGATCCCGGCGCCGTCATCGGGGAAGGTACACGGATCTGGCACTGGACTCATGTATGCGCAGGCGCGCGGATCGGGGCGGGCTGCTCGCTCGGACAGAATGTGTTCGTTGCCAATGATGTGATCATTGGTGACAACGTCAAAATCCAGAACAACGTCTCTGTCTATGATGCCGTGACGCTGGAAGACGATGTGTTCTGCGGGCCCAGCATGGTTTTCACCAACGTTTACAATCCGCGTTCGGCAGTCTCGCGTAAGGATGAGTACCGGCCTACGCGCGTAAAACGTGGCGCCACGCTGGGAGCCAACTGTACGATCGTGTGCGGCGTCACGATTGGGGAGTATGCCTTCGTCGGCGCCGGCAGTGTCGTAAATCGAGACGTTGTCCCCCATGCGCTTATGATCGGCGTTCCGGCGCGGCGGGCAGGATGGATGTGCCGGTGCGGGCTGCGCCTCGTCGGTCAGGGAGAGGTGCGCTGCGCGTGCGAGCGCACCTATACGGTAAGCACGGAAAGCTGCGTGGAGCATGACTGA
- a CDS encoding DegT/DnrJ/EryC1/StrS family aminotransferase encodes MTDKIEFIDLKAQYRALKHKVDARIATVLDHGRFIMGPEIAELEQRLAAYVGVEHCIGVASGTEALLIALMALDVGPGDEVITTPFTFAATAEVIALVGATSVFVDIDLADCNIDASLIERAITPATKAIIPVSLYGQCADMDAINAIAARHGVTVIEDAAQSFGATYKGHRSCGVSTIGCTSFFPSKPLGCYGDGGAIFTTDAALAQAMREIRVHGQSKRYQHDRVGVGGRLDTIQAAILLAKLETFEEEVAARVRIGDRYLAMFEGAPGIDVIQVGRDRSSVWGQFTILVEDRTKFVAHLTAAGIPTAIHYPIPLHRQPAYVELCRLAGSQDRAEWAAARAVSLPMHPFLSAELQDRIVEAALKAAQA; translated from the coding sequence ATGACTGACAAGATCGAATTCATCGACCTCAAGGCGCAGTATCGCGCGCTCAAGCATAAAGTCGACGCCCGCATCGCCACCGTACTCGATCATGGCCGTTTCATCATGGGGCCGGAGATCGCGGAACTCGAGCAGCGGCTGGCGGCCTATGTCGGGGTGGAGCATTGCATCGGCGTCGCGTCGGGCACGGAGGCCCTGCTGATTGCCCTCATGGCGCTTGATGTCGGGCCCGGCGACGAAGTCATCACCACGCCCTTCACCTTCGCGGCCACGGCGGAAGTCATTGCGCTGGTCGGCGCCACCTCGGTGTTCGTCGATATCGACCTGGCGGACTGCAACATCGATGCGAGTCTGATCGAACGGGCGATCACGCCGGCTACCAAGGCGATCATCCCGGTATCGCTCTATGGACAGTGCGCCGACATGGACGCGATCAACGCAATCGCCGCGCGCCACGGCGTGACGGTGATCGAAGATGCGGCGCAGAGCTTCGGGGCGACCTATAAGGGCCATCGCAGTTGCGGCGTGTCGACGATCGGCTGCACCAGCTTCTTCCCGAGCAAGCCGCTCGGCTGCTACGGTGACGGCGGCGCTATCTTCACCACCGACGCCGCGCTCGCGCAGGCCATGCGCGAGATCCGCGTCCACGGCCAGAGCAAGCGCTACCAGCACGACCGGGTCGGCGTAGGGGGGCGGCTGGATACGATCCAGGCCGCGATCCTGCTCGCCAAGCTGGAGACCTTCGAGGAGGAAGTCGCGGCCCGGGTCCGTATCGGCGATCGTTATCTGGCGATGTTTGAGGGCGCGCCCGGCATCGACGTGATCCAGGTGGGGCGTGACAGAAGCTCCGTATGGGGCCAGTTCACAATCTTGGTCGAGGACCGCACAAAGTTTGTCGCGCACCTCACGGCCGCCGGCATCCCTACCGCAATCCACTATCCGATCCCGTTGCATCGCCAACCCGCCTATGTCGAACTCTGCCGGCTGGCGGGGTCGCAGGATCGCGCCGAGTGGGCGGCCGCCAGGGCGGTCAGTTTGCCAATGCACCCATTTCTGTCCGCCGAACTTCAGGATCGGATCGTCGAGGCCGCGCTGAAGGCAGCGCAAGCCTAG
- a CDS encoding glycosyltransferase family 4 protein yields MKILIMCDLFDENIGSQENILVKYFRKHGHQVTIFTSTYESVFDFIANRHDATKPGMVYYIDDLKVIRAQFRMNLLHKLRSYRGVKEAIKEVAPDMIFMLDIMPDMLEVVRYKKRNPHVRFVMDYHADYSNSGKNWASIKILHGVLRKFILYRGLPYLDAIYPVTPGSGDFLNEVYGVSWDQMTLLPLGADMDSGIEIARREEGRALRKELGIAPETKVIFSGGKFAKLKRTELLIEAVRRLPHQPIELVIVGAANIGEEEYAAMLREVAGDDPRIHFVGWQDNAGLFRFMDMADLAIFPASQSSLWVQAVSMGLPLVVGNFGAQDTSYMNAHDNIIELSRDEIRADRLAEIIEELVSDPERLASMAAGARRTFEEVLDWDTLVGKVTGQSESTSRIERASA; encoded by the coding sequence TTGAAAATTCTCATCATGTGTGACCTGTTTGATGAAAATATCGGTTCCCAAGAAAACATTCTTGTGAAATATTTTCGTAAACACGGTCACCAGGTGACGATATTTACTTCAACATACGAATCAGTTTTTGACTTTATTGCTAATCGGCACGATGCGACGAAGCCAGGTATGGTGTATTACATTGACGATTTGAAAGTAATACGTGCCCAATTTCGGATGAATTTACTTCATAAACTCCGTTCCTATCGGGGTGTCAAGGAAGCCATCAAAGAAGTGGCGCCGGACATGATATTCATGCTCGATATCATGCCGGATATGCTTGAGGTTGTTCGTTACAAAAAGCGAAATCCACATGTTCGATTTGTAATGGATTATCACGCTGACTACAGCAATTCTGGAAAAAATTGGGCATCCATAAAGATACTTCATGGCGTACTGCGTAAATTTATATTATATCGTGGATTGCCATATCTTGATGCGATTTATCCAGTCACTCCTGGATCCGGAGATTTTCTTAATGAGGTTTATGGGGTAAGCTGGGATCAGATGACATTGCTCCCTTTAGGGGCGGATATGGATAGTGGCATCGAGATCGCTCGACGCGAGGAAGGCCGCGCCCTGCGTAAAGAGCTGGGGATAGCGCCCGAGACAAAGGTGATCTTCTCGGGGGGGAAGTTCGCCAAGCTCAAGCGCACCGAGTTGCTGATAGAGGCTGTGCGGAGGCTGCCGCATCAGCCAATCGAGCTCGTGATTGTAGGCGCGGCAAATATCGGTGAGGAGGAATATGCAGCCATGTTGCGGGAGGTCGCAGGCGATGACCCGCGCATTCATTTCGTCGGGTGGCAGGACAACGCGGGCCTGTTCCGCTTCATGGACATGGCCGATCTCGCCATCTTTCCTGCCAGCCAGTCGAGCCTCTGGGTCCAGGCGGTGTCCATGGGATTGCCGCTGGTCGTCGGCAATTTCGGCGCGCAGGATACGTCTTATATGAACGCGCATGACAATATCATCGAGCTGTCACGCGACGAGATACGCGCCGATCGGCTCGCCGAAATAATCGAGGAGCTGGTTTCCGATCCGGAGCGTCTGGCGTCCATGGCCGCCGGCGCCCGGCGAACCTTCGAGGAGGTTCTTGACTGGGATACGCTCGTGGGGAAGGTGACCGGTCAATCCGAATCCACGAGCCGGATCGAGCGCGCTTCCGCCTAA
- a CDS encoding lipopolysaccharide biosynthesis protein has product MRPWRNIRKSPFARSVGGMMAYTAIGQSVYLLTGPFIGRIYSPYEFGLYGLFFTFAVTAVGIIFLNYDFAIPAASSDDDARALTRGAFTLALALTPLAGMVMAAMILFQVAAFGGLPLTAPLMLMALLSSQGLVQLLQNWSIRRHETVVIGKASVTMNVVRGATQIALGALLPSWWILAAGEVLGRIGNAFHLARISPAPGSDIAPRGLQQEAVPNALRRYRQFPLVLLPSQVIDGSVAFIQSAGLAYLFGASGLGLFFMMRRTLDLPVAFAFRSLSDVFYAKLAQDARQAPERVRPFFVRSVLLIMGFGFAGGIPAMFASPTLFAFIFGAEWREAGVLAAIMAPASIMNLAVAPVARVFALTTRPYLRYWFTGINLLGTIAALVAAWAWPLNLTWTTACLSAVTFTAYVAYFAAGYVASAALIGQEPGTVRSIP; this is encoded by the coding sequence ATGCGCCCGTGGAGAAATATCCGTAAATCACCGTTTGCGCGCAGCGTTGGCGGCATGATGGCATATACAGCAATCGGCCAGAGCGTGTACCTTCTGACCGGACCGTTCATAGGGAGAATATATTCTCCCTATGAGTTTGGACTGTACGGCCTGTTTTTCACCTTCGCGGTGACAGCGGTCGGGATCATATTCCTCAACTATGATTTTGCCATACCTGCAGCGAGCTCCGACGATGATGCGCGAGCCCTGACCAGGGGCGCTTTCACGCTCGCGCTGGCGCTGACACCGCTTGCCGGCATGGTCATGGCAGCGATGATTCTGTTCCAGGTGGCGGCGTTCGGAGGCCTGCCCCTCACCGCACCATTGATGCTTATGGCACTTCTCTCCAGCCAAGGTTTGGTCCAGCTGCTGCAGAACTGGAGCATCCGCCGTCACGAGACCGTCGTCATCGGAAAAGCCAGCGTGACGATGAACGTCGTGCGCGGCGCGACACAGATCGCGCTCGGGGCGCTGCTGCCGAGCTGGTGGATACTCGCGGCCGGAGAGGTTCTGGGAAGGATCGGAAATGCATTTCATCTGGCGCGGATATCGCCCGCGCCGGGATCAGATATCGCGCCTCGGGGCTTGCAGCAGGAGGCGGTACCGAATGCATTGCGCCGGTATCGCCAGTTCCCGCTGGTTCTGCTTCCTTCTCAGGTCATCGACGGCAGCGTCGCTTTCATCCAGTCAGCCGGACTGGCCTATCTCTTCGGTGCGTCGGGACTCGGTCTCTTTTTCATGATGCGCCGTACGCTGGACCTGCCGGTTGCCTTCGCATTCAGGAGCCTGAGCGACGTCTTCTACGCGAAATTGGCGCAGGATGCGCGGCAGGCGCCGGAACGCGTGCGTCCATTTTTCGTTCGCAGCGTTCTGTTGATTATGGGCTTCGGCTTTGCCGGAGGCATTCCGGCCATGTTCGCGAGCCCGACCCTATTCGCCTTCATTTTTGGTGCTGAATGGCGGGAGGCTGGCGTGCTGGCCGCAATCATGGCGCCCGCCTCGATCATGAATCTTGCAGTTGCGCCGGTCGCTCGCGTCTTTGCGCTGACGACTCGACCGTATCTGCGATACTGGTTCACTGGAATCAATCTGCTGGGAACGATTGCCGCGCTCGTTGCGGCCTGGGCATGGCCTCTGAACCTTACGTGGACCACGGCCTGCCTCTCGGCAGTGACATTCACGGCATATGTTGCCTATTTTGCGGCTGGGTATGTGGCGAGCGCAGCGCTGATCGGACAGGAACCAGGAACCGTAAGGAGCATCCCTTGA
- a CDS encoding sugar transferase: MTSSILSHHSHWHRLRWQMFWGVVAAILPIAARAIFMPQAEQVFFVTAYAFWGSLVGIFSGIILARNLGRYPGVEKASAIIPSFSVTFGIVFAVFLLLRLDYSRWILIGAYICAVGIFYLGYAQVFGRKRLTIGALLREDDALLDIEGVDWVPLENPGQQVSEMDAIAVDLRADLPVEWERRIADFALSGIPVYHSKHLAESLTGRVELEHLSETSFGTLSPPYAYMAPKHLADRIAAAVALVLLSPLLIVVAILIRFDSPGPAIFKQQRVGFRGKPFIVYKFRTMRIKAPGDEEGRDEAITRANDDRITSLGKFLRRSRIDELPQIINVLRGQMSWIGPRPEARVLSSWYESEIPFYRYRHVVRPGITGWAQIMQGHVTNVDDVRSKLYYDFYYIKNFSLWIDSLIIVRTFVTMVTGFGAK; this comes from the coding sequence ATGACCTCCAGTATCCTGTCGCATCATAGTCATTGGCATCGTCTGCGATGGCAGATGTTTTGGGGCGTGGTCGCAGCCATTCTGCCGATTGCCGCGCGTGCGATCTTTATGCCACAAGCGGAACAAGTTTTTTTTGTGACGGCGTATGCCTTCTGGGGGAGTTTGGTAGGAATATTTTCTGGTATCATATTGGCCCGGAATCTTGGGCGCTATCCAGGAGTCGAAAAGGCTTCGGCAATTATTCCTAGTTTTTCGGTAACATTTGGAATTGTATTTGCAGTATTTTTACTGCTGCGCTTGGATTACAGCCGATGGATTTTGATTGGCGCATATATCTGCGCCGTTGGCATATTTTACCTTGGATATGCGCAGGTTTTCGGACGTAAGCGCCTGACCATCGGTGCCCTGTTGCGAGAAGACGACGCACTTTTGGATATCGAAGGTGTCGATTGGGTTCCGTTGGAGAACCCGGGACAGCAAGTCTCAGAAATGGATGCCATCGCCGTCGATCTTCGTGCGGACCTTCCTGTCGAGTGGGAACGGCGCATCGCGGATTTCGCACTGTCGGGGATTCCTGTCTACCACAGCAAGCATCTGGCGGAATCGCTAACCGGCCGCGTCGAACTCGAGCACTTGTCTGAAACCAGTTTTGGCACTTTGTCGCCCCCATATGCGTATATGGCCCCCAAACATCTGGCAGATCGGATTGCGGCGGCCGTGGCGCTCGTTCTGCTGTCGCCGTTGTTGATCGTTGTGGCGATCCTGATTCGTTTCGATTCACCCGGGCCTGCAATTTTCAAACAACAACGCGTCGGGTTTCGTGGTAAGCCGTTCATCGTTTACAAGTTTCGGACCATGCGTATCAAAGCGCCGGGTGATGAGGAGGGCCGAGACGAAGCGATCACCCGCGCCAACGACGATCGTATTACCTCTTTGGGTAAATTCCTGCGCCGGTCCCGCATCGACGAGCTGCCGCAAATCATCAATGTCCTCAGGGGGCAGATGAGTTGGATCGGCCCCCGACCCGAAGCGCGGGTTCTGTCGAGTTGGTATGAATCCGAGATCCCATTCTATCGCTATCGACATGTGGTGCGGCCAGGAATCACCGGCTGGGCGCAAATCATGCAAGGACATGTAACGAATGTCGATGATGTGAGAAGTAAATTATATTACGATTTCTATTATATTAAAAATTTTTCTTTGTGGATTGATAGTCTAATCATCGTTCGTACATTTGTCACCATGGTTACTGGATTTGGTGCAAAATAA
- a CDS encoding nucleotide sugar dehydrogenase — MGKLEISLKMENKSAVIGVIGLGYVGLPLALRFSEVGYPVLGFDIHPGKVERLNAGETLIEHIPSSAVAAARSRRFSATTDFSRIGEADALILCVPTPLTKHREPDLSFVLNTLESLLPFLRPGQILSLESTTYPGTTEEELAPRIERRGFTIGEDVFLIYSPEREDPGNPNFSTNTIPKIVGGMTPACLDVGLALYGKVIDKLVPVSSTRAAELTKLLENIHRAVNIGLVNEMKIVADKLDIDIHEVIAAAATKPFGFTAYQPGPGLGGHCIPIDPFYLTWKAREYGVHTRFIELAGEVNSAMPDYVMMKLVAALNERSKPLKGSKVLVLGIAYKKNVDDMRESPSIVLMEKLRDAGADVSYYDPHVPIFPETREHHFDLSSITLTEANIADFDCLLLATDHDRFDYELIARASLVIDSRGRLPAAANVVKA, encoded by the coding sequence ATGGGTAAACTAGAAATATCTTTGAAAATGGAAAATAAGTCGGCGGTCATAGGCGTCATTGGCCTGGGATATGTCGGTTTGCCGCTGGCCCTGCGCTTCTCCGAAGTGGGCTACCCGGTCCTCGGTTTCGATATCCATCCCGGTAAGGTCGAGCGCCTCAACGCCGGCGAGACGCTGATCGAGCATATTCCATCCTCCGCGGTTGCCGCCGCGCGCTCGCGGAGGTTCAGTGCCACAACCGATTTCTCGCGAATCGGGGAAGCGGATGCGCTTATCCTGTGCGTGCCCACTCCATTGACGAAACACCGTGAGCCGGACCTGTCGTTCGTTCTCAATACGCTGGAATCACTCCTGCCGTTTCTGCGTCCAGGCCAGATCCTGTCGCTCGAGAGCACGACTTATCCGGGCACGACGGAGGAGGAGTTGGCGCCGCGGATCGAGCGCAGGGGCTTTACCATCGGCGAGGACGTGTTCCTGATCTACTCGCCTGAACGCGAAGATCCCGGCAATCCCAACTTCAGCACTAACACGATCCCGAAGATCGTTGGCGGCATGACGCCCGCGTGCCTTGATGTCGGCCTGGCATTATATGGTAAAGTGATCGATAAATTGGTTCCAGTTAGCTCAACTCGAGCAGCTGAACTCACCAAGTTGCTTGAGAACATTCATCGCGCGGTGAATATCGGTCTAGTCAATGAAATGAAGATTGTCGCCGACAAGCTCGACATCGACATCCACGAAGTGATCGCCGCCGCTGCTACGAAACCATTTGGCTTCACCGCCTATCAGCCGGGGCCAGGGTTGGGCGGCCACTGCATTCCGATCGATCCCTTCTATTTGACGTGGAAAGCACGCGAATATGGCGTGCATACGCGTTTCATCGAGCTTGCCGGGGAGGTCAATTCGGCCATGCCCGATTATGTTATGATGAAGCTTGTCGCGGCTCTCAACGAGCGTTCCAAGCCGTTGAAGGGTAGCAAGGTACTGGTACTTGGTATCGCCTACAAGAAGAATGTCGACGACATGCGTGAATCTCCTTCCATCGTCCTGATGGAGAAGCTGCGCGATGCCGGTGCTGATGTAAGCTATTACGATCCGCATGTCCCGATCTTCCCGGAGACGCGGGAGCATCATTTCGACCTTTCCAGCATTACTCTGACCGAGGCAAACATCGCGGATTTCGATTGCCTCCTGCTCGCTACCGATCACGATCGATTTGATTATGAGCTTATCGCACGTGCTTCACTGGTCATTGATAGCCGCGGACGGCTTCCGGCCGCGGCCAATGTGGTGAAGGCGTAA
- a CDS encoding glycosyltransferase, whose amino-acid sequence MSNILVNGLKSKVGGGKIIFDTYLRLLAESEPDDTYFVLTPDRCSYASFESDNIKIIDIPRWAHSNLATLPLYRFIMPNLLNNLGIDAILNFGDIVIPTDVHQVYNFDWAFAVYPNHAIWGKLPLRDKVFFRLKLHFFEAYLRRAAVIMAQTQAMKSRLEARYRLDNVVLVPAAVTVAEASSSKKSVFDLPKGRFKFVYPANYYPHKNIDILERVAAELKARDVDVVIVLTIDPKEHEAAGRFLDRIKCGNLDDVLINVGRVSAEYIPALYQACDALLMPTLLETFGLPYVEAMDHRKPIVTSDMDFAHAVCGEAALYCDPMDPLSILAAMERVWQDEEVRASLVTNGVRRLSAMWDWPRVFAEYQSLVMQGLAGRSPIGEQGVASS is encoded by the coding sequence TTGTCGAACATTCTGGTGAATGGGCTGAAGTCAAAAGTCGGTGGTGGGAAGATTATATTTGATACTTATCTTCGTCTCCTGGCCGAGAGCGAGCCAGATGATACCTATTTTGTCCTGACGCCAGATAGATGCAGCTATGCTAGTTTTGAATCTGATAATATCAAGATAATTGATATTCCGCGCTGGGCGCACAGTAATTTAGCAACGCTGCCGCTATATCGATTCATCATGCCAAACCTTTTGAACAATCTCGGGATAGATGCTATATTGAATTTCGGGGATATTGTTATCCCAACGGACGTGCATCAAGTGTACAACTTCGATTGGGCGTTCGCCGTATATCCGAATCATGCGATATGGGGGAAGCTGCCTTTACGAGACAAGGTGTTCTTCAGATTGAAGCTCCATTTTTTTGAGGCGTATTTGCGAAGAGCCGCCGTAATCATGGCTCAAACACAGGCAATGAAGAGCCGTCTCGAGGCGCGCTATCGTTTAGACAATGTGGTTCTGGTTCCTGCCGCGGTGACCGTGGCCGAGGCCTCATCGTCGAAAAAATCTGTATTCGACCTGCCGAAAGGCCGATTCAAGTTCGTGTATCCGGCGAATTACTATCCTCATAAGAATATTGATATCCTCGAGCGCGTCGCCGCGGAACTCAAGGCGCGCGATGTCGATGTCGTGATCGTGCTGACGATCGATCCGAAGGAGCATGAAGCGGCAGGGCGGTTTCTGGATCGGATCAAGTGCGGCAACCTAGACGACGTTCTGATAAACGTCGGCCGCGTCTCCGCCGAGTATATTCCGGCGCTCTACCAGGCTTGCGACGCGCTGCTGATGCCGACGTTGCTCGAGACCTTCGGTCTCCCCTATGTCGAGGCGATGGATCATCGAAAGCCGATCGTCACATCAGATATGGATTTTGCGCACGCCGTCTGCGGCGAGGCTGCGCTGTATTGCGACCCGATGGACCCATTGTCGATCCTGGCGGCAATGGAGCGCGTCTGGCAAGACGAAGAGGTGCGCGCCTCGCTCGTCACCAATGGTGTGCGGCGGTTAAGCGCAATGTGGGATTGGCCAAGAGTTTTCGCGGAATATCAGTCTCTTGTCATGCAGGGGTTGGCGGGGCGCTCGCCTATCGGCGAGCAGGGAGTTGCATCTTCATGA